From the Robbsia betulipollinis genome, the window GTCTGACGATGTCACGGTTTTCTCCCGAAATAAACTGGTGTATAAGGTCGCGCCTTCGGCGAGGCGGTCGCGGCGATCCGATATTCGTCACGCCTGATCGGGTATCGGAACGCGATGGGTCGTATCGTGCGGGACCGACCTGCGCCACCGCACCGTCGCGAGCAGCGAAGCGAAAACGATCATTCCACCGCCGATCCATGCCGTGGCCGATATTCTTTCGCCCAGCCACAAGCAGGCGAACAGCGCCCCGAACGCCGGTTCGCTGCCCATCAACAACGCCACACGCGTCGGACTACTGCGCTTGATCGCATGGTTTTGAACGAAGAAGGCGAACAGTGTGCAGGCCAAAACAAGATACACCACGCTCACCCAGAAAGTCCCGTGCGTCGTGAAGGATGGAACGTGCCGCCACTGTCCCGGTGCGAACAGGAGCGCGATCGTCGTGCTGCCAAGCGCCACGACGCCGGACTGTACCGCCGTGACCGACAACGGCGGCAGCGTCGCATCCCGCATGACCCGCTTGGACACGCACACGTTCAGCGCGCGCAGTAGCGCCGCGACCAGGATCAGCGCGTCTCCCCCATGAAAGCGCCATCCGCCATCGTCGGCAAGCAGCCACGCGCCCAGCAGCGACAGCCCGGCCGCCCCGCATTCCATGCGACCCGGTCTGCGCCCCAGCAGCCGCCACTCCACCAGCGGCGTCAACACCACGCTGAGGCTGATCAGAAACGCCGCATTGGCGGCACGCGTCAGCAGCACGCCGAAGGTCTCCGCCAGAAACACCCCGAGCAACAGCCCGCCCGCGCCCAGGACGCCTCGCCACGCCCGCGCGTCGGCATGACGCAGCGGACGCAGCGCGGGCGCCAGCAGCACGAAGGTCAGGCCGAAACGCAGCGCCAGCAGGCCCAGCACGGGATAGACCGCGAGGGCACCTTTGACCACCCCATAGCTGCTTCCCCAGACCATCGCGACGGCGAGCAGCAGGACATCGGACAGTAGCGGCAGACGGTTTTGCTTCGACATGGCGATTTCCGGTAGACATGTCCGCATTGTCGGGCAATGCACGTGCGGCGATAATCACGCAACCGTGCACAGGATTTATGCGATGGATGCATCAATTTTTTCTCTTTTTTCGTGATACGACCCATGACGCCAACGGAACGCTTCGCGCTGTTCCCCGACATGGCCGTCTTCGCCCGCGTGGTCGAGGCCGGCAACTTCTCGATGGCCGCGCGTCAGCTCGGCACGACACCCTCCACCGTCAGTCGGCAGATCAAACGCCTGGAAGACGCCCTGGGCACGCGTTTGCTCGAGCGTTCGACGCGCAAGGTGCGCGTGACGGAATCCGGAGAACTCGTCGCGCGCCACTGTCGTGACATGGTCGGCGCGGCATCGGCCGCCATCGACGCGGCTGGCGCGCTCGCCGGCCGGCCGCAGGGAAAAGTCCGCATCAGCGCGCCGACCGCGTTCGCGAAAACCGTCATCCATCCCCTCGTCCCGGGTTTTTTACAGACCTATGCGGACGTCGACCTGCAATTGCGTTATGCGGATGAGGACGTCGATCCGCTAGATGACGACATCGACCTGGTCATCCGCCTGACGGACCACCCGCCTCCCGGACTGGCCGGGCGACGGCTCGGGTCGGTACGCTGGCTGCTCTGCGCCGCGCCGGCCTATCTCCAGGCACGCGGCACGCCGGATCACCCGCGGGCCCTGGTCGGCCATGACTGCCTGTACCTGGGCGAAACCGCCGACGACCATCGCTGGCGGTTTCGTCGTGGCAAGGAAACGCACACGGTCGAGGTACGTGGGCGGTATGTCGCCAATCATGCGGGCGCGCGACTCGACGCCGCGCAACAAGGGTTCGGTATCGCGAACCTGCCGGAATTCACCGCGGCAGGGGCCTTACAGCGCGGGGAACTGGTGACGGTGCTGGGCGACTGGGAACTGGCGGCGCGCGCGTACGTGGGCGCGATATGGCTGCTGTATTCGCCCAATCGATTTTTGCCGCCGAAGGTGCGGGTGTTGATCGATTATCTCGTCGCGCGCATGGGCGGTGATGCCGATCGCCTGGGCTTTGCGTAACGCAAGGAGAGGATGTGCACAACGGTAAACGACGTTTCGTCTCGATATTTCTGGCTGGCTGCTGCATCACGTCGGCGGCCTCCGCCCACACCATTTGCATGGTGGTCGCCGACGCTGGCACCGGCAGGCTGCTGCTGCGCGAAGGCGACTGCACCAGCCGTTTTACGCCCGCCTCCACGTTCAAGATCGCGCTCAGTCTCATGGGCTACGATGCGGGCTTTCTCAAGGATGAACATACCCCGGTGTTGCCTTTTCAAGCCGGTTACCCCGATTGGGGCGGCGCCGCGTGGCGGCAGCCGACCGATCCGACGCGCTGGCTAGCGTATTCGGTCGTCTGGTACTCACAGCAGGTGACACGCTTCCTCGGGATGAAGCGTTTCGCGGACTATACCGGGGCCTTCCACTATGGCAACGCCGACGTGTCCGGGGATGCCAGGCATGACGGACTGACCCATGCCTGGATCGATTCGTCGTTGCTGATATCACCGCTGGAACAAGTGGATTTTCTCCAAAATCTGGTGAATCGGACGCTGCCGGTGAGTGCTCACGCATTCGACATGACCACCCGGATCACCGAGGTAGCGCGCCTGCCTGGCGGTTGGGATGTCCATGGCAAGACCGGCACCGGCTTTCCGCGGAAAGCCGACGGCACGGATGACGAGGCACATGGCTGGGGCTGGTTCGTCGGCTGGGCATCGAAAGACGACCGGACGCTGGTGTTCGCGCGGCTGATTCAGGACGACGCGTCGCGTCCGGGTGAGTTGCCGGCGGGCGGCCGTGCGCGCGCGGCATTTTTGAGCGAATTCGCCACGTCGTTCGCGCCGTTGGGCCGATGAGGCGGCGGCGTTTCCCTTGCCGCGTCGATCCCCGGCTATAGCGGCGCGGCGGACAGCATGCCGGACGCCCGCACGAACTTGCCTGCGCCCAGGTGATGAATCGTATGCAGGTCGCCATTCGACTCGTCGACGTTCCAATGGCCGTTTTCGAAGATCCGCGTATCCGCGGCGGCTGCCACGACCTCGCCGAAGCAGGTGTCGTACGCCTCCTCGGTATGCGGCTCGCGAATCAATCGGCATTCCAGCCAGGCCGCGCAACCCGTCTCGATGACCGGTACGCCCAGCACCGGACCAGATGCCGCGACAATGCCATAACGTGCGAATTTATCGACGGTCCTGCCGCTGCTGCTGCCTACCGCAAAAGTAAGATCGACCGCCGCGACGCCGGGAATGCAGATGCCGAACATGCCGCTTGCGGTCATCAATTCCCTTGTGAACGTCTGCTTGTCGATGACGATGGCGATACGCGGCGGCGTGAATTCGACCGGCATCGACCACGCGGCAGCCATCACGTTGCGGCGGGCGCCGTCGGCGCTTGTCACCAGGACGGTTGGGCCGTGGTTGAGAAGGCGGCTGGCGTGTTCGAGGGCGACGGTTTTGAAGTGGGTCATGGTGGGTTGGGGGTATTCGGGATGGAAAGGCGAGGGACATGATCGCGAACGCGCGATTCGTGAATACGCAGAGAGTTTGATCGCTTTATGGATTTTGCCTCAATAGGCGGATATCCGTTGGCGGTCGCGGCAGAACGGTGACGCTAAGCATCGGTACGTGGTCGGTTGGCGTGACCCGCTGGTTATGGGTTGCAACGGAGACACGTTGTGATGCTGAATTCAGGTGACTGCGGGGCTTGTCGTTGGTTTGATATTTCGTGCACTATATAATTAATAATTCGTTATGTTTGGTTTTTTTATAAAACGAGATTTCATTGTTTGAGATATATTAAGTTATTGATTTTTATTTTTTTTTTAAAATATGGTCGCGGAAGTTGGGAGAATTAGACTTGCGATAATAAGAATTATCATAAGTGGTAGGTGATCGAAAACTGTTAAGATGAGCGCAAAAGCAGGGAAAAATGCGGCGGCCGCCGTTTAGGCGGTTGAGCTTGGCGTGTCGAGACGGGCGCGGCCCGTCGCCTGGCCCGCGATGCCATGGAAAGCAGGTCGGAGTAGGTCACCTTTCGCCCGCGCTCGCACCCCGCAGAAGCACCGTTTGCCAGCTACACCGCCCAACGTTCTTCACGCCGAATCTGTTCATTCAGCCCAACACCATGACGCACGTTTCGCCGGCGGCCCCCCGTGCCCTCAGCCTGGCCCATTTTGCCTTCTATCGTGCCTACCTCGAGGGCCCGGTGGCCCTGGATCTGCCGGTTCTCGCCGATCTCTATCTGAATTCGGGAAAGGATCCGCGTAAGGTGCGGGCACTGCTGCGCTGGCTCCAGGATGAACTGGCCGCCGCTGCCCGGCGTACCGGCGATCGCGAAGCCGTTCGGCTTCTGCGTTTGCCAAAGTCGCTTGGTGCTGCTGCCGATCCGGTGAACA encodes:
- a CDS encoding DMT family transporter, which translates into the protein MSKQNRLPLLSDVLLLAVAMVWGSSYGVVKGALAVYPVLGLLALRFGLTFVLLAPALRPLRHADARAWRGVLGAGGLLLGVFLAETFGVLLTRAANAAFLISLSVVLTPLVEWRLLGRRPGRMECGAAGLSLLGAWLLADDGGWRFHGGDALILVAALLRALNVCVSKRVMRDATLPPLSVTAVQSGVVALGSTTIALLFAPGQWRHVPSFTTHGTFWVSVVYLVLACTLFAFFVQNHAIKRSSPTRVALLMGSEPAFGALFACLWLGERISATAWIGGGMIVFASLLATVRWRRSVPHDTTHRVPIPDQA
- the blaOXA gene encoding class D beta-lactamase, which codes for MHNGKRRFVSIFLAGCCITSAASAHTICMVVADAGTGRLLLREGDCTSRFTPASTFKIALSLMGYDAGFLKDEHTPVLPFQAGYPDWGGAAWRQPTDPTRWLAYSVVWYSQQVTRFLGMKRFADYTGAFHYGNADVSGDARHDGLTHAWIDSSLLISPLEQVDFLQNLVNRTLPVSAHAFDMTTRITEVARLPGGWDVHGKTGTGFPRKADGTDDEAHGWGWFVGWASKDDRTLVFARLIQDDASRPGELPAGGRARAAFLSEFATSFAPLGR
- a CDS encoding LysR family transcriptional regulator; the encoded protein is MTPTERFALFPDMAVFARVVEAGNFSMAARQLGTTPSTVSRQIKRLEDALGTRLLERSTRKVRVTESGELVARHCRDMVGAASAAIDAAGALAGRPQGKVRISAPTAFAKTVIHPLVPGFLQTYADVDLQLRYADEDVDPLDDDIDLVIRLTDHPPPGLAGRRLGSVRWLLCAAPAYLQARGTPDHPRALVGHDCLYLGETADDHRWRFRRGKETHTVEVRGRYVANHAGARLDAAQQGFGIANLPEFTAAGALQRGELVTVLGDWELAARAYVGAIWLLYSPNRFLPPKVRVLIDYLVARMGGDADRLGFA
- a CDS encoding flavin reductase family protein, with translation MTHFKTVALEHASRLLNHGPTVLVTSADGARRNVMAAAWSMPVEFTPPRIAIVIDKQTFTRELMTASGMFGICIPGVAAVDLTFAVGSSSGRTVDKFARYGIVAASGPVLGVPVIETGCAAWLECRLIREPHTEEAYDTCFGEVVAAAADTRIFENGHWNVDESNGDLHTIHHLGAGKFVRASGMLSAAPL